In one Thioclava sp. ES.031 genomic region, the following are encoded:
- a CDS encoding ligase-associated DNA damage response DEXH box helicase yields MPDTAATPLLPQRFADWFTSRGWQPHRHQLDVLAAREDTLLIAPTGGGKTLAGFLPSLVDLAEGYEGLHTLYVSPLKALSKDIARNLRAPVDEIGLDLRIEDRTGDTSATQRRRQRVDPPQILLTTPESLALMLSYPEAPKIFAGVKRVVLDEIHALAESKRGDQLMLGVARLRCLSPDLTVTGLSATVEAPQALADFMGGARVIMADPGPPPDIEMLPTERPAPWAGGGGRHAARDVMAAIENARLSLVFLNTRAQAELFFQALWEVNDTALPIGLHHGSLSREARHKVEEAMASGELRAVVCTGSLDLGLDWGDVDLVLQVGAPKNVKRLVQRIGRANHRYDEPSRARIVPANRFEIVECAAALEAVRENDLDGGGRRWRGPLDVLCQHILLTACAGPFEADALYAEVLRAGPYANLSRADFDACLEFCATGGYALRAYDRWQRLLQRDGKWQLRDPRATRDLRMNIGTITETEKLKVRRKSRRGGTPLGEVEEGFAASLTPGDTFLIGGQVVRYEGLREMVVEVTNAATREPKIAVFSGLKMATSLELSRRVQCLIATPEAWEQLPPDTREWLALQREISTLPAPGTLTCETFLRGGRAFFCLYGFAGRNAHQTLALLLTHRMEQAGLGPLGFVATDYALLIWSIDPVEDPAPLLSADGLREGLRDWLESNAVMKRAFRSIATIAGLIQRNLPGQRKSGKQATFSSDILYDTLRRYDPDHLLLRITREEASRGLVDFERIEEMLAQGQRIVHIRAPHVTPLAAPLLLEHGQVGIRGGTGEARLMEEEAQAMMREAGLE; encoded by the coding sequence ATGCCCGACACCGCCGCCACGCCCCTCCTGCCGCAACGCTTCGCCGACTGGTTCACCAGCCGGGGCTGGCAGCCGCACAGGCATCAGCTCGACGTGCTGGCCGCGCGCGAAGATACGCTGCTGATCGCGCCGACCGGGGGCGGCAAGACGCTGGCGGGGTTTCTGCCGTCGCTCGTCGATCTGGCCGAGGGATACGAGGGGCTGCACACGCTCTATGTCTCGCCGCTCAAGGCGCTGTCCAAGGACATCGCCCGCAACCTGCGCGCGCCGGTGGACGAAATCGGGCTGGACCTGCGGATCGAGGATCGCACCGGCGACACATCGGCCACGCAGCGTCGCCGTCAGCGGGTCGATCCACCGCAGATCCTGTTGACGACGCCCGAAAGCCTCGCGCTGATGCTGTCCTACCCCGAGGCCCCGAAGATCTTCGCGGGGGTGAAGCGGGTGGTGCTGGATGAGATCCACGCGCTGGCCGAAAGCAAGCGCGGCGATCAGTTGATGCTGGGTGTCGCGCGGCTGCGCTGCCTGTCGCCGGACCTGACCGTCACGGGGCTCTCGGCCACGGTCGAAGCTCCGCAGGCGCTGGCCGATTTCATGGGCGGCGCGCGAGTGATCATGGCCGACCCGGGCCCGCCCCCCGATATCGAGATGCTGCCGACCGAGCGCCCCGCACCTTGGGCTGGCGGCGGCGGACGGCACGCGGCGCGCGACGTGATGGCGGCAATCGAAAACGCACGTCTCAGCCTTGTTTTCCTGAATACCCGCGCGCAGGCCGAGCTGTTCTTTCAGGCGCTCTGGGAGGTGAACGACACCGCTCTGCCGATCGGGCTGCATCACGGCTCGCTCTCACGCGAGGCCCGCCACAAGGTCGAGGAAGCGATGGCCAGCGGCGAGTTGCGCGCGGTGGTCTGCACCGGCTCGCTCGATCTGGGGCTCGACTGGGGCGATGTCGATCTGGTCCTGCAGGTCGGCGCGCCGAAGAATGTCAAACGCCTCGTGCAACGGATCGGGCGCGCCAATCACCGCTATGACGAGCCTTCGCGCGCCCGCATCGTACCGGCCAATCGCTTCGAGATCGTCGAATGTGCCGCCGCCTTGGAGGCCGTGCGCGAGAACGATCTGGACGGCGGCGGGAGGCGCTGGCGCGGGCCGCTCGACGTGCTGTGCCAGCATATCCTGCTGACCGCCTGCGCCGGGCCGTTCGAGGCGGATGCGCTTTATGCGGAAGTGCTGCGGGCGGGGCCCTACGCGAATTTGTCACGCGCGGATTTCGACGCCTGTCTGGAATTCTGCGCGACGGGTGGCTACGCGCTGCGGGCCTATGACCGCTGGCAGCGGCTGTTGCAGCGTGATGGCAAATGGCAGCTCCGCGATCCGCGCGCGACCCGCGATCTGCGGATGAATATCGGCACGATCACCGAGACCGAGAAGCTGAAAGTCCGCCGCAAATCCCGACGCGGCGGCACGCCTCTGGGCGAGGTTGAGGAAGGCTTCGCCGCGTCTCTCACCCCCGGCGATACCTTCCTGATCGGCGGACAGGTGGTGCGCTACGAAGGTCTGCGTGAGATGGTCGTCGAGGTCACGAATGCCGCCACCCGCGAGCCGAAGATCGCCGTCTTCTCAGGGCTGAAGATGGCGACCTCGCTGGAGCTGTCGCGGCGGGTGCAGTGCCTGATCGCCACGCCCGAGGCCTGGGAACAGCTGCCGCCCGACACCCGCGAGTGGCTGGCGCTGCAGCGCGAGATTTCCACGCTGCCCGCCCCCGGCACGCTGACCTGCGAGACCTTCCTGCGCGGCGGGCGGGCGTTCTTCTGCCTCTACGGTTTCGCCGGGCGCAACGCGCATCAGACCCTCGCGCTGCTGCTGACGCACCGGATGGAGCAGGCGGGACTCGGGCCGCTCGGCTTCGTCGCGACTGATTACGCGCTGCTGATCTGGTCGATCGACCCGGTCGAAGATCCGGCGCCGCTGCTATCGGCCGATGGGCTGCGGGAAGGTCTGCGCGACTGGCTGGAGAGCAACGCGGTGATGAAGCGCGCGTTTCGGTCGATCGCGACCATCGCGGGTCTCATCCAGCGCAACCTGCCGGGGCAGCGCAAATCGGGTAAACAGGCGACGTTTTCGTCCGATATTCTCTACGACACGCTGCGCCGCTACGACCCCGATCACCTGCTCTTGCGCATCACCCGCGAGGAGGCCAGCCGCGGCCTCGTCGATTTCGAGCGGATCGAGGAGATGCTGGCCCAGGGGCAGAGAATCGTGCATATCCGCGCCCCGCATGTGACGCCGCTGGCCGCGCCCCTGTTGCTCGAACACGGGCAGGTCGGCATTCGAGGCGGCACGGGCGAAGCACGGCTGATGGAAGAAGAGGCGCAGGCAATGATGCGCGAGGCGGGGCTGGAATGA
- the pdeM gene encoding ligase-associated DNA damage response endonuclease PdeM, whose product MREITFAGQRLIAQPSGALYWPGEDALIVADLHLGKSERMARRGGALLPPFESLDTVIRLEAEVLRLRPARLISLGDAFDDDAVASEIAPEIAGRLTRIAVQTELLWIAGNHDPIGLGQTVEETQIGPLTLRHIAGQGPDLSGHYHPKAKIARRAYRAFLVGADHLILPAFGTYTGGLDCDGPELSSLVGAGIAVLTGPGMPVRPFGQSAARQSR is encoded by the coding sequence ATGAGAGAGATCACCTTCGCGGGGCAGCGACTCATCGCGCAACCTTCGGGCGCGCTCTATTGGCCCGGCGAAGACGCGCTGATCGTGGCCGATCTTCACTTGGGCAAGTCCGAGCGGATGGCGCGGCGCGGCGGCGCGCTGTTGCCGCCTTTCGAGAGCCTCGACACGGTGATCCGGCTGGAGGCCGAGGTGCTGCGCTTGCGCCCTGCGCGGCTGATCAGCCTTGGTGACGCCTTCGACGACGATGCGGTCGCGAGCGAAATCGCCCCCGAGATCGCGGGGCGTCTGACCCGCATCGCGGTGCAGACCGAACTGCTATGGATCGCGGGAAACCATGACCCGATCGGCCTTGGGCAGACCGTGGAGGAGACGCAAATCGGCCCGCTCACCCTGCGCCATATCGCAGGGCAGGGGCCGGACCTGTCGGGCCATTACCACCCGAAAGCCAAGATCGCCCGGCGCGCGTATCGGGCGTTTCTGGTGGGGGCCGATCACCTGATCCTGCCCGCTTTCGGCACCTATACCGGGGGCTTGGATTGCGACGGGCCGGAGCTGTCGTCGCTGGTCGGGGCAGGCATCGCTGTGCTGACCGGGCCGGGTATGCCGGTGCGTCCGTTCGGTCAGAGCGCCGCGCGCCAGTCGCGATAG
- a CDS encoding gamma-glutamylcyclotransferase family protein — protein sequence MIPYLAYGSNLLTSRLAARCPSARVLGLAEVPGHSLDFSKRGRDGSTKATITESDARTQGVLFEITESDIPALDAAEGAGLHYEKIALVLDDGQRAFTYRALQRRDGIAPFEWYLALIRAGRREHGLGLADLAHVEPIPDPEPERPGFIAAREALVRAGYRDWRAAL from the coding sequence ATGATCCCCTACCTCGCCTATGGCTCCAACCTGCTGACCTCTCGGCTCGCCGCGCGCTGCCCCTCGGCGCGCGTGCTCGGATTGGCGGAGGTTCCCGGACATTCGCTCGATTTCTCGAAGCGCGGGCGCGACGGGAGCACGAAGGCCACGATCACCGAAAGCGACGCGCGCACCCAAGGGGTGCTGTTCGAGATCACGGAGAGCGACATTCCCGCGCTCGATGCCGCCGAAGGCGCGGGGCTGCATTACGAGAAGATCGCGCTTGTGCTCGACGATGGCCAGCGCGCCTTCACCTATCGCGCGCTACAGCGCCGGGACGGGATTGCGCCGTTCGAATGGTATCTGGCGCTGATCCGGGCGGGGCGGCGCGAGCACGGGCTGGGCTTGGCCGATCTGGCGCATGTCGAGCCGATCCCCGACCCCGAGCCCGAGCGCCCCGGCTTCATCGCCGCCCGCGAAGCGTTGGTCCGCGCGGGCTATCGCGACTGGCGCGCGGCGCTCTGA
- a CDS encoding aldose 1-epimerase family protein, translating to MPQISTQSLSVTIADLGAEMQGLSYQGQELLWEGDPAWWSGQAPILFPIVGLPAPDGVTIDGTPHAIPKHGFARRLPFRVTELTQSRCCHLLEPSQETAAYPFDFRLEIVHEVVGAELSVTATVSNTGDREMPFSFGFHPAFRWPLPGATGPHRIELRNGAEPALARLADGMLGRARMPSPFTAGALTLDPAQYEDDAMIFPEGAGDGLRYLADGAPVLDFRFSNLPNLALWQKPGAPYICVEPWHGLPAAEGAGPELAARPDSMMLRPGAQETFAMTLQVSG from the coding sequence ATGCCCCAGATTTCGACCCAAAGCCTCAGCGTCACCATCGCCGATTTGGGCGCCGAGATGCAGGGGCTGAGCTATCAGGGGCAGGAGTTGCTCTGGGAGGGGGACCCGGCCTGGTGGAGTGGGCAGGCGCCGATCCTGTTCCCCATCGTCGGCCTTCCCGCGCCCGACGGGGTAACGATCGACGGCACGCCTCACGCGATCCCCAAGCATGGCTTTGCCCGCCGCCTGCCCTTCCGCGTGACCGAGCTGACGCAGAGCCGCTGCTGCCACCTGCTCGAACCCTCGCAGGAGACGGCCGCCTACCCGTTCGATTTCCGGCTCGAGATCGTCCACGAGGTCGTGGGGGCTGAACTCAGCGTCACCGCCACGGTCAGCAATACGGGCGATCGGGAAATGCCGTTTTCCTTCGGCTTTCACCCGGCCTTCCGCTGGCCGCTGCCCGGCGCGACCGGTCCGCATCGGATCGAGCTGCGAAACGGGGCGGAGCCTGCCTTGGCGCGGCTCGCGGATGGGATGCTGGGGCGCGCACGAATGCCCTCGCCCTTCACGGCGGGCGCGCTGACCCTCGATCCGGCGCAGTATGAGGACGATGCGATGATCTTCCCCGAAGGCGCGGGGGACGGGCTGCGCTACCTCGCCGACGGGGCGCCGGTGCTCGATTTCCGCTTTTCCAACCTGCCCAATCTCGCGCTGTGGCAGAAACCCGGTGCGCCCTATATCTGCGTTGAGCCGTGGCATGGGCTGCCTGCTGCGGAAGGGGCCGGGCCGGAACTGGCCGCGCGTCCCGACAGCATGATGCTGCGGCCCGGCGCGCAGGAGACATTCGCGATGACCTTACAGGTGAGCGGATGA
- the parE gene encoding DNA topoisomerase IV subunit B: MADDLLTPQTDSYDASAIEVLEGLEPVRKRPGMYIGGTDERALHHMVAEVLDNSMDEAVAGHANRIEVELLEDHSVVIRDNGRGIPIDPHPKFPGKSALEVILCTLHAGGKFSGDAYETSGGLHGVGASVVNALSDSMVVQVAKNKELYEQRFSRGIPEGPVQKIGAAPNRRGTTVTFHADEQIFGHHRFKPARLLKMVRSKAYLFSGVEIRWKSEIDDGETPTEATFHFPGGLADYLTETLSGASTYADRPFSGKVEFREKFNVPGSVEWAINWTPSRDGFIQSYCNTVPTPEGGTHEAGFWSAILKGIRAYGELVNNKKAAQITRDDLITGGCALVSCFIREPEFVGQTKDRLATVEAQRLVEGAVRDHFDNWLASDTKSAGAILDFLVLRAEERLKRRQEKETQRKSATKRLRLPGKLVDCSATNRSGTELFIVEGDSAGGSAKMARDRKNQALLPLRGKILNVLGAASSKLGSNQEINDLTQALGVGLGTKFNVDDLRYDKIIIMTDADVDGAHIASLLMTFFFTQMRPMIDQGHLYLACPPLYRLTQGAKRIYVADDAEKDAMLEKGLGGKGKIDVQRFKGLGEMDAKDLKETTMHPDTRKLIRVTIHDDEPNETGDLVERLMGKKPELRFQYIQENAQFVEELDV; this comes from the coding sequence ATGGCCGACGATCTTCTGACGCCCCAGACCGATTCCTATGACGCCTCCGCGATCGAGGTGCTCGAAGGTCTCGAACCCGTGCGAAAACGCCCCGGCATGTATATCGGCGGCACGGATGAGCGCGCGCTGCATCACATGGTGGCCGAAGTGCTCGACAACTCGATGGACGAAGCGGTGGCCGGTCACGCCAACCGCATCGAGGTCGAGCTGCTCGAGGACCACTCCGTCGTCATCCGCGACAACGGGCGCGGCATCCCGATCGACCCGCACCCGAAATTCCCCGGCAAATCCGCGCTGGAAGTCATTCTCTGCACGCTGCACGCTGGCGGCAAGTTCTCGGGCGACGCCTACGAGACCTCGGGCGGTCTGCACGGGGTGGGCGCCTCGGTGGTCAACGCGCTGTCGGATTCGATGGTCGTTCAGGTCGCCAAGAACAAGGAGCTGTATGAACAGCGCTTCTCGCGCGGCATTCCCGAAGGTCCGGTGCAGAAGATCGGTGCGGCGCCGAACCGCCGCGGCACCACCGTCACCTTCCATGCCGACGAGCAGATCTTCGGTCATCACCGTTTCAAGCCCGCGCGCCTGCTGAAGATGGTGCGCTCGAAAGCGTATCTCTTCTCGGGCGTGGAGATTCGCTGGAAATCCGAGATCGATGACGGCGAGACCCCGACCGAGGCCACCTTCCACTTCCCCGGCGGCCTCGCCGATTACCTGACCGAGACGCTGAGCGGCGCCAGCACCTATGCCGACCGCCCCTTCTCGGGCAAGGTCGAGTTCCGCGAGAAGTTCAACGTGCCGGGCTCGGTCGAATGGGCGATCAACTGGACGCCGTCGCGCGACGGCTTCATCCAGTCCTACTGTAACACCGTGCCCACCCCCGAGGGCGGCACCCACGAGGCGGGCTTCTGGTCGGCGATCCTCAAGGGCATCCGCGCCTATGGCGAGCTGGTGAACAACAAAAAGGCCGCGCAGATCACCCGCGACGACCTGATCACCGGCGGCTGCGCGCTCGTCTCGTGCTTCATCCGCGAGCCGGAATTCGTGGGCCAGACCAAGGACCGCCTTGCCACCGTCGAGGCGCAGCGTCTGGTCGAAGGCGCGGTGCGCGACCACTTCGACAACTGGCTGGCCTCGGATACGAAATCCGCCGGTGCGATCCTCGATTTCCTCGTGCTGCGCGCCGAAGAACGCCTCAAGCGTCGGCAGGAGAAAGAGACCCAGCGCAAATCGGCCACCAAGCGGCTGCGCCTGCCCGGCAAGCTGGTCGATTGCTCGGCCACGAACCGTTCGGGCACGGAGCTGTTCATCGTCGAGGGCGACTCGGCAGGCGGTTCGGCCAAGATGGCGCGCGACCGCAAGAACCAGGCGCTGCTGCCGCTGCGCGGCAAGATCCTCAACGTGCTGGGCGCGGCAAGCTCCAAGCTCGGCTCGAACCAGGAGATCAACGATCTGACTCAGGCGCTCGGCGTGGGCCTCGGCACCAAGTTCAACGTCGACGATCTGCGCTACGACAAGATCATCATCATGACCGACGCGGACGTGGACGGAGCCCACATCGCCTCGCTCCTGATGACCTTCTTCTTCACCCAGATGCGCCCGATGATCGACCAGGGGCACCTCTATCTGGCCTGCCCACCGCTCTATCGCCTGACCCAGGGCGCCAAGCGTATCTACGTGGCCGACGACGCCGAGAAGGACGCGATGCTCGAGAAGGGTCTGGGCGGCAAAGGCAAGATCGACGTGCAGCGCTTCAAGGGTCTGGGCGAGATGGACGCGAAGGACCTGAAAGAAACCACGATGCACCCCGACACGCGCAAGCTGATCCGGGTCACGATCCACGACGACGAGCCGAACGAGACCGGCGATCTGGTCGAGCGCCTGATGGGCAAAAAGCCCGAACTGCGATTCCAGTATATTCAGGAGAACGCGCAGTTCGTGGAGGAGCTGGATGTTTGA
- a CDS encoding glutathione S-transferase family protein has product MITIYGNYHSRASRALWLLEELCLPFRLRRVVQANRFSDPLAPEVPLNTRSPEFRKLSPMGAIPVLEEDGLILTESLAINLHLARKAGGPLAPAHERELSQMEQWALFAATWIETDALALSFVYRRKEQDTPEGKAEIASLCSKLARPLTTLETHLETHSHIVGGRFTVTDLNLAEVLRYGQDHPDFLAPYPRLQSWIKLCQSRKAFQAMWEKREAEAF; this is encoded by the coding sequence ATGATCACGATCTATGGCAACTATCATTCGCGGGCGAGCCGGGCGCTGTGGTTGCTCGAGGAGCTGTGCCTGCCGTTCCGTCTGCGCCGAGTCGTGCAGGCGAACCGCTTCTCCGATCCGCTCGCGCCGGAGGTGCCGCTCAACACCCGCTCGCCCGAGTTCCGCAAGCTCTCGCCGATGGGCGCGATCCCGGTGCTGGAGGAAGACGGGCTGATCTTGACGGAGTCGCTCGCGATCAACCTGCATCTCGCACGCAAGGCGGGTGGCCCGCTCGCCCCTGCGCACGAGCGCGAACTGTCGCAAATGGAGCAATGGGCGCTCTTCGCCGCGACCTGGATCGAGACCGACGCGCTCGCGCTCAGCTTCGTCTATCGCCGCAAGGAGCAGGACACGCCCGAGGGCAAGGCCGAGATCGCATCTCTCTGCTCGAAGCTCGCCCGGCCGCTGACCACGCTCGAGACCCATCTCGAGACGCATAGCCATATCGTGGGCGGCCGGTTCACCGTGACCGATCTCAATCTCGCGGAGGTTCTGCGCTACGGGCAGGACCACCCGGATTTCCTCGCCCCCTACCCGCGCCTGCAAAGCTGGATCAAGCTGTGCCAGAGCCGGAAAGCCTTCCAGGCGATGTGGGAGAAGCGCGAAGCCGAGGCGTTTTGA
- the ppk2 gene encoding polyphosphate kinase 2, whose translation MKDQVATEQDKAAKSATAKLPVDGPSVAAETVPAGVDVSLKGAGPTQFPRVDPSAVRLAFETGKYPYRRKMARPAYEAEKAQLQAELLKVQKWAQESGEKFVILFEGRDAAGKGGTIKRFTEHLNPRFARVVALNKPSEAEQGQWYFQRYVEHLPTAGEMTFYDRSWYNRAGVERVMGFCKPNDYLEFMRQTPELERMFVRSGIRLYKYWFSVTREEQRRRFKSRETDPLKRWKLSPIDLASLDRWDDYTEAKEAMFFYTDTADAPWTIVKSNDKKRARLNCMKHFLSTLDYPDKDPLIATPPDPLIVGHASHVVHSSEHILGASLHPDQRRVTKS comes from the coding sequence ATGAAAGATCAGGTCGCGACCGAACAGGATAAGGCCGCCAAATCCGCGACTGCGAAGCTGCCGGTCGACGGACCTTCCGTTGCGGCGGAGACGGTGCCCGCGGGCGTCGATGTCTCGCTGAAAGGGGCGGGACCGACACAGTTTCCGCGCGTCGATCCGAGCGCGGTCCGGCTGGCCTTCGAGACCGGCAAATATCCCTATCGTCGGAAGATGGCGCGCCCCGCCTACGAGGCGGAGAAGGCGCAGCTTCAGGCCGAGTTGCTGAAAGTCCAGAAATGGGCGCAGGAGAGCGGCGAGAAATTCGTGATCCTCTTCGAGGGCCGCGACGCGGCGGGGAAGGGCGGCACGATCAAGCGCTTCACCGAACATCTCAACCCGCGCTTTGCTCGGGTCGTGGCGCTCAACAAGCCCTCCGAGGCCGAGCAGGGCCAGTGGTATTTCCAGCGCTATGTCGAGCATCTGCCGACCGCGGGCGAGATGACCTTCTATGATCGCAGCTGGTATAACCGCGCGGGCGTGGAGCGCGTGATGGGGTTCTGTAAACCCAACGATTACCTCGAATTCATGCGTCAGACCCCGGAATTGGAGCGGATGTTCGTCCGCTCGGGTATCCGGCTTTACAAATACTGGTTCTCGGTCACCCGCGAGGAGCAGCGCCGTCGCTTCAAATCGCGCGAAACCGACCCGCTCAAGCGCTGGAAGCTGTCGCCGATCGATCTGGCGAGCCTCGATCGCTGGGACGATTACACCGAGGCGAAAGAGGCGATGTTCTTCTACACCGACACCGCCGATGCGCCGTGGACCATCGTGAAGTCGAACGACAAGAAGCGCGCGCGGCTGAACTGCATGAAGCATTTCCTGTCGACGCTGGACTATCCCGACAAGGATCCTTTGATCGCAACGCCGCCCGATCCGCTGATCGTGGGCCATGCGAGCCATGTCGTGCATTCGTCCGAGCATATTCTTGGCGCATCTCTTCATCCCGATCAGCGCCGCGTGACCAAATCCTGA
- a CDS encoding cyclopropane-fatty-acyl-phospholipid synthase family protein, which yields MGWNERFAGEEYLYGTTPADFVARQAWRLAPGARLLSIADGEGRNGTYLASLGVQVTALEPSENARRKAAELAQERGVSMQTIDADLRGYDWPRGEYDAVLACFIQFADTAFRAEIFDGIATALKPGGLALIHGFARRQPRYGTGGPGVVEQLYDLDLLRDAFPRWEVLHQADYDADLDEGAGHSGRAALIDFVARKPER from the coding sequence ATGGGCTGGAACGAAAGATTCGCCGGAGAAGAGTATCTCTATGGCACGACCCCGGCGGATTTCGTGGCGCGTCAGGCATGGCGTCTCGCTCCGGGGGCGCGGCTTCTGAGCATCGCTGACGGCGAAGGTCGCAACGGCACCTATCTCGCCAGCCTCGGAGTGCAGGTCACGGCCCTCGAGCCGTCGGAAAACGCGCGCCGCAAGGCCGCTGAACTGGCGCAGGAGCGGGGCGTGTCGATGCAGACGATCGACGCCGATCTGCGCGGCTATGACTGGCCGCGCGGCGAATATGACGCCGTTCTCGCCTGTTTCATCCAATTCGCCGATACCGCGTTTCGCGCGGAGATTTTCGACGGCATCGCGACCGCGCTCAAACCGGGCGGGCTTGCTTTGATCCACGGCTTCGCGCGCCGCCAGCCGCGCTACGGCACGGGCGGTCCCGGGGTCGTGGAGCAGCTCTACGATCTCGATCTCCTGCGCGACGCGTTCCCGCGCTGGGAGGTGCTGCATCAGGCCGATTACGATGCCGATCTCGACGAGGGCGCGGGCCATTCCGGCCGCGCGGCTCTGATCGATTTCGTCGCCCGCAAACCCGAGCGGTGA
- a CDS encoding cytochrome c, with translation MRKPLLALTFTLAASAAFAQSPKDAVEARQGFFDLLGAQMAVLAPMAQGKMDFDAAKAQTAANNIAALAKVDISPLFVEGTSVDDMMETHAKSEIWSNMDLFMEKADALHQAAAEMPDAAGSLETLQPAVGKLGGTCKGCHDEFRSK, from the coding sequence ATGCGTAAGCCTCTCCTCGCCCTGACCTTCACCCTCGCCGCCAGCGCCGCCTTCGCGCAGTCGCCCAAAGACGCTGTCGAAGCGCGCCAAGGTTTCTTCGATTTGCTCGGTGCCCAGATGGCCGTGCTCGCGCCGATGGCTCAGGGCAAGATGGACTTCGACGCCGCCAAGGCACAGACCGCCGCCAACAACATCGCAGCGCTCGCGAAGGTCGACATCTCGCCGCTCTTCGTCGAAGGCACCTCGGTCGACGACATGATGGAGACCCACGCGAAGTCGGAAATCTGGTCGAACATGGACCTGTTCATGGAAAAGGCGGACGCCCTCCATCAAGCCGCGGCTGAGATGCCCGATGCGGCAGGCAGCCTCGAGACGCTGCAGCCGGCGGTCGGCAAGCTCGGCGGCACCTGCAAGGGCTGCCATGACGAGTTCCGTTCGAAGTAA
- a CDS encoding cytochrome b/b6 domain-containing protein, whose amino-acid sequence MKDTAASPAKKTVTVWDPVVRLFHWLLVLAFAAAWGLGEWGPNQMTWHFYAGYAIAGLLAVRLIWGFVGSRTARFSQFLYGPKEVANYLRHLPSKESSGHVGHNPLGGWSVVVMLALLIVQVVTGLTSDPQDYINVGPLAGSVPDSISTSWAPKIHEFVATLLLIVVGIHIAAIVYYRTWKGVNLVKPMITGKKEVGE is encoded by the coding sequence ATGAAAGACACCGCCGCCTCCCCCGCGAAGAAAACCGTCACGGTCTGGGACCCTGTCGTGCGTCTGTTCCACTGGCTTCTGGTGCTGGCCTTTGCCGCCGCCTGGGGTCTCGGGGAATGGGGGCCGAACCAGATGACGTGGCATTTCTATGCCGGCTACGCGATCGCGGGGCTGCTGGCGGTGCGTCTTATCTGGGGGTTCGTGGGGTCGCGCACGGCGCGGTTCTCGCAGTTCCTCTATGGGCCCAAGGAGGTGGCGAATTATCTTCGCCACCTTCCGTCGAAGGAAAGCTCCGGCCATGTCGGGCATAATCCGCTGGGCGGCTGGTCGGTTGTCGTGATGCTCGCGCTGCTGATCGTGCAGGTCGTGACCGGGCTGACCTCCGATCCGCAGGACTATATCAACGTCGGTCCCCTTGCGGGCTCCGTGCCCGACAGCATCAGCACGAGCTGGGCGCCGAAAATCCACGAATTCGTGGCGACCCTGCTGCTGATCGTCGTCGGTATCCATATCGCGGCCATCGTCTATTACCGGACCTGGAAGGGTGTGAACCTCGTGAAGCCGATGATCACGGGTAAGAAAGAAGTGGGCGAGTAA